The genomic stretch AAAGTTAAAAAAGCTAACAGTtaatgttgcgcgtacctgGGCTTTAGCAAACAGCCAACACTACGATAAAATAAACcgggagttttccgtgtgaTGTTTAATTCGGTTTGTCTTCCACATCTAATCTAGACAAAATCTATTAAAAGCCGGAAAACATTGTGtagataaaataaaaaaaatccaccggataaaatccatgcagattaaatccaaacagccCTGAGCGCTAGTTATAGAATGCGCGCTATCTAACAGCATATAGGAAATATGCTTCTATCATATTGCGTCACTTCACTGAAGCATTCCTTCTGCCGTTACCTTGATCCAAGCGTTATGCGTCATGCAGTTGGCATTTTATATTTTTAAGGAAGGTCACGCAAAACGCTGAAATTAAATAGCTTCGTTGTAGCGTATACGTAATAACATCGCGTACACGAATGTATGGAAGCGGGGCGGCTGGTAACAGTCCACGATGGAAAGGAGCTGCCACCATAACACTGGGATGAAGAGAAGTCTGCTGTGTCGTCCTTCTTTTCGCTCCAGTGATATTTTGGCGGCTTCTTTCCATCACCTTGCAcattgttgccaaactgaagtCCTCTGCCAGAGGACTGCAGTTCTCTTATAACATGTTTAACGCTTGAAAATAAATTGTTCCTCCCACGCAGATGCATTACAGATTACATCGAGACGGATTACTCCTCAAACTAAATAGTTGCTATGGCGTCGCGATTCCACGGCTTGCATGTTGCTGCTGTGTTCGGAGCGACTACATGGTTGGGACCAGCCTGCAAGCTGTTCGACGAGGGTTCTGTTTACCAAACAACGCTTCAATCTACCTACCTGAACGTGAGCTGTCACGCAAACGCTGTCCTGAGCTGTCACGTAAATCTGTTCTGAACTGTCACGAAAACGTGAGGCAGCCGAAGTACGTTGTTAGTCTTCCCCATGCTGCGCGGGGGTGCAGGCATTCGTTGTCAACAAGCGAATGGGGAGCTGACGTTCCGCCGTCACGATATCCGTTATCACTTATCAGTATCGTGGCATTGCAAACAAAGCCCGTGCACGTGATGAACACGCTAGAGGTGAGCGCCGCTCTACCATATTTCGTTCAACTCTCATGCCATATGTTATACTGCAAACGCCGGAAAGAGGGGAGGTGGGTTCGAAGGTTTCGGCCGCACACCCGGAAGTGTAGTCCACCACACGGGCGTCGGAATGTGGGGCAGGGGGGGACAGTTCCCCCATGAGTTTTCTAACGGGGGTTGCTCCCCCCGGAACTTTCGCTCTGAGGGTCCCGCCACACCATCTTTGATCCGTTATTCTCAACCGAGACAGATTCGCTTTCAGCTGTTAGCGCAGAATGAAAATGAACATCAGTTTAAAAAAGCAGAAGACGAAATTCACCCGAATAGGTACTATCCCCCAATTATCCAACGTGATATTGTGTGTGCCGACCTCCTACGCGAAGAGCAGCGGCGCGCCATTCAGTAGGCTTGCTTAGACGCTACAAGCAAACGCAGAATTTCTCTCCAGCAAAGGACGCCGCCTTGTTTTTGATCAACGCAGGGAAGCACTCGTGGCTAGAAAGGGAAGCTCTTATCCTGCGGCGAGGCGTTTTTAAGCAGTTCACTGGTACCAGTGTGCGAATCccggggaggagggggggggggggagcgatcGCCCTCAAAACGTGAGTCTATACatgggatttccctctctcccctaccccactacgcgcttcaaCAAAGAACCTCCCCCCAAACCCAGGGTCTGGATCCTCCCCTGGCTGGTACGTTCGATGACTCGTTTGGCATATCTGAATGTTTCTGCCTACACTGCAGCACTAATGAGTGCAGCAATTTTAATGAAGCAATAATGACACGCTTTGCAGATGAAATCATTGTACTTTTGACGTGaacaaacataaaaaaataTAGAAACACGCAAGCGCACGATTATTTCTAACAAAATTGTCTTATcgcatttattgaaagcatgaacaaatatttcagtttgtgctgctcaaacgccaatttctttttcgcctcaaggtaatcaagaacgcgagatGGTCTTCcctacacagtaaacttttttacactttttcggtgtaaatggcttgtcccatggcgcacaccttttcggtgttgcctttacacccgaATGAAGGGCGTTTTCTAAAACACACTTTAATTAGGTGTATTCCTCataaaacactcttataatgggcgtttaaaaacaaaaacagctttaaaaggggagtattctattgaaaacacctttcagGATGGAGTTGTTTTGTGGCAAATACCGTGCCGACAAAGAGCTGCCGTGCCTGCCGTGCCGGCAAAGAGTTGCCTGCGGATGCAGAATTCAATTCCTTTCGTGCCCGGTTACACGAGCTGAGTCTGCACGAAGGGTGCATCCTGCTGGGAGCCCGAGTTGTTGTGCCAAAGAAGCTACAAAAGACTGTTCTTCAGATCCTACACGAGGGTCATCCGGGAATCGAAAAAATGAAGGCAGTGGCTAGGAGCCATGTATGGTGGCCTGCGCTGGACGCCCAAGTTGCAGATTCTGTTCGCAGCTGCAATATCTTCCAAGAGCAGCAGCGGATGCCTAAGCGCGCGATAATGACAACATGGCCTTTTCCGGAGAAGCCATGGTCCCGCCTGCACGTGGATTTCGGTGGTCCGTTTAAGGGCCAATATTTTTTCGTCTTAGTAGACGCATTCTCCAAATGGGTGGAGGTGATACCAGTACGATCACCATCGTCGTCTTCAACTATCGCCTGCCTTCGGGACATTTTTGCATCTCATGGCATTCCAGACCTAATCGTCTCGGACAATGGGCCAGCGTTCGTGAGCAGCGAATACAAGGCGTTCCTAAAGCGGAACCGCATCAAACAGCTCCTCATTCCGCCGTACCACGCAGCATCAAATGGTGCCGCAGAAATGGTGGTGCAGACTGTCAAGGCGAAGCTAAAGAAGAGCGTAGCGGGAGATTTCAAAAAGCAGATAGCGAGGTTCCTGCTGCATTATCGTTCCCAACCGCATGCTGTTACTGGGTTATCACCAGCCGAACTCTTGGTCGGCAGGAAACTGAAAACTGCACTGGACTGCCTGCAGCCTAACCTACGAGAGAATGTGGTGTATCATCAGCTGAAACAAAAATTGTGGCATGATCAACACGCTCCGAAGCTCGCCGGAACCTGTTCCAGGCGACAGGGTTTTCACCCGCAATTTCAGATAGTGTCCTACCTGGGTTCCTGCGGAAGTAGAGGGAAAGAAGAGCGCATCGTCTGCGGACCTCCGACTGGCTGATGGCACTACCTGGCATCGTCACTTGGACCACATGAGAGGTTCACACAGTCATATACTGTCTCCTGCATCCACACCGATATCGCCACGTGGTCCAGAGGATTCCCGTGCAGGTGCCACTCCAGATCAGCCACAGCTTAGTCTAAGCTCAGAGGCGGAGACCCTAACCTTGGCACCAGACAATCCAGCGTCACCGTTACCACAAGTCCCAGGTGGTCCAGGATCACCGCTACCTGGCTCAAGTAGACAGGACCCGGCGACAGCGGCGTCTGACACACCCAGCACGGCTATAGACCTGCTACACCGGCCCTTAGGAGGTCCACTCGAGTGCGGCGTCCCGTGAAGTTGTGGACTTGGAACTTGTTACTCATGAACTTACGTGTGTGATAGTGTTTTGTTCGCAAAGGGGGTTTGGGGGTCACGTTTGCAAGGGTTTTATTACTATTATAACGGTTGAAGGAATGTAATGATGTTGGCTCGTAGCGCCACCACTGTCAGTAAAACATGCACACacttgaaactcaacaaacatatcgaTTGCGGTgcaccaccggacgattttcatctaacactctcttgtacgccattcaagaatcttcatacaaagaaaggaaatatCATAAGAGactgcaagttcatcgcaacaaagtgcaagttattGTGGAAGTTGAAGTGcaattcttgaatggcgtacaagagagtattagatgaaaatcgtccggtggtccaccgcaattgatatgtttgttgagtttcaataagtgatgatacatcagaccttgcacgacaatattgaacttctgttcattcgacatcattgcaagaagtggtagaagaaaataaatgtgtaaaggctctagtggaacatatcacgtgataagatttttatgtattttccatttcaaccgttaggtgtaatttcaacaaatccgtaatgaatcgcgcattatagactgcttgtatatgataatttgatctgattgctttcttgattaatgcaatgcccattgcaatgattacaattacatttggtctactgtatttcaattcttcgttagcaaacctcaaaaactccaccatcaatcccagtggtccttccgatgttgacgtgcaagtatttttataactattgtagatgcggcatacaaattcttgcaccttgaattccataatttgcgccatatctccgaatacgatcatgtctaggacgtattgaaatgcagcgataattgaatcgtttcgaggctcctccttttcgaagcagttttttatcacatcttcccatgatttatggtaacgagtacaaaatccgtccatctcttcagtGTAgcgcaattgtctgttctgttttgcagTGCgcctctacacttaattaaatcatatcggtgctcattttatttactATAAAATTATTATGTTATcgtgtttagaatgttattattATCCACccgtcgtgagaattatgaaagtcaatttacaaaaaaaatgtgatgagtaagaaaaacgcgagctttaaacgcgctagaaccctcaattcccggcttgagttgttggagtCTGTTtatgactttcacctttcaccaagaccattgtagtatcccctactccctgcggacgtaaccttggcgaaagtgtatgggagctcagcttccctctctcatttTTTTTCCTAGTGGGTTCTGAATAAAAAAGAcgtgttcctgtgatgtatcgcACCGCTTGTTCAGAAAGTATTTGCCTAAATTAGttactgctttgagtttgcttcagatgatcgctcgattgatattaataaaaatattcgactagttgggaaagtatttttaagttgtgtgcgttgattttcgctgtagcaaacttttacattaatttgcatttcagatgagttgtttgtttgtggcttgtgcgtgtagaaattactattgcaaagttatcataaaatgatgtaatgaaatttgattctcgttttcgaatgagtattgtttctatcattgaataaatttgactttctctctttgcttcagatattcactcgattgatattttgtgagttgagaataatgtatgcataatagttgtgtctgatttgaaatacattaaatgcaacgtttctcgttttgattgagtattgtttgcgctgataatatttctcgtttgcttagataatgtttctctaaaaccagtttgcactgacataaaagtctattcttagattttttatttattttttgcgtgctattgcttgtttgttgatagaaatcttattgtgttcttgagaatcgaataattccaatgtctatttacgatagttgatcaataaaaaatttcgcctctgtacaccagtcctaagaatatttccctttgtagaaaagaatgtgaaaaagagagagaaagtcccccaccccatagattgacaaaggacgtTTGGTTttttcgctttgggctgtatagagggaaataaagagagagagagagagagagacctcCACCGGACTTAAGTAGCAAAGattggctgtactgtgtaaagcttggCTGTACTGCAGgtgttggatacctctgtcaaggtaatgtttatagtgactgagtaggacgaaaattgtatattgctCGACTAGATtcggtcgcaaggatgattttatgatagttcaaaagatagattatttccatttcaatttattaaatctgtaatgtttcttgtttgatagtttgtttcgatattattttcctgcatgtgtctgttgtttacacgttggcagatgcgccgtttagagtgtttctctgctattcagtgttaagtgtgtgcatgtttctcgttttgatagaatggacaggaatgaaagaatgtTTTGAtaggaatattcaacttagcttcccatattgtTTATTATATGTATTGCattccttctgctttctttttggATGGATTTTTCTCTCAAGTTACCTTCCCAGTTTTGTTAAATTTGACGTTAATATATGAGTCCGATGACTTTCCTGGATTGAATGATTGGATCTGTATGATATAGTTAATATTAATTGTTAGTATCTTTTCAGCGTATACATCGGTGTCCGATGATAGCGGTAAGTTTTTTATTCGCAACGTAGTTCCTTTTTCTAATGAATGTTGTCCTTTTCAGTGTTTACTACAAGCCCCTTTTCATTTGAAGAAGGTAAGGAAATACAATGAATATGAAAAAAGTGTtaaaattttatttcttgtttcagctccggAGTCGCCTCCCCCgttatgtatgtattattgggATTTGTTTAATAGTTGTGTATGTTTAGTTATTATTAATTGTTAATCTGTTTTTCAGCTTATACACCAGTACCACCGCCAACCCCTGAATGTGAGTAAAAGTTATAGGACACGACTACAATAATAAATGAGACTCTCTTTCAGATCATTGGAGTCCGACACCGGAATGTATGTATTATTATAAAACGAGTATGGATGTTGATAATGTGACTATCTTTTCAGATTACCCAACATTGGATCCAATCaactgtatgtattattgaaacgAATAAGTTGATATTAATTTAGATTCGCTTACGGATTACTGGAGTTCGCCGCCACCAACACCACactgtatgtattattgaaatgtGAGTGTGGTTTCAGCTGCACGTTTAAAAGTTTCTTCCTCACTTTATCATATTTTTTCTCACGTGCAAATGACtcttattccaaaaaaatgtcTGACGATAGCGGCATGTTTTTACTTCGCaatatagttcttttttccacatgactgttttctttttcagtaTTTACTCCAAGTCCCGTTCTATTTGAAGAATGTAAGAAATCATAATGAatatgaaaaaggtgtttaaatttgatttcttgtttcagctccagagtcgccgcCGCCAATATGTGTGTATTATCGGAATTTGTTTAATTTGACGTTAATATATGAGTCCGATGACTTTGCTGGATTGACTGATTAGTTATTATTAATTGTTAGTATCTTTTCAGCTTACACACCGGTGTCCGACGATAGCAGTAAGTTTTTGATTCGCAACGTACGTAGTTCTTCTTTCTCGTGAATGTTTTCTGTTTTCAGTATTTAGCTCAAGCCCAATATTATTTGAAAATGGTAAGGAATTATAATGGATATGGGAAAAAAGTGTTAAAATtgtatttcttgtttcagctccgaAGTCGCCTCCCCCgttatgtatgtattattgggATTTGTTTAATAGTTGTGTATGTTTACTTATTATTAATTGATAATGTCTTTTTCAGCTTACACGCCTGTACCGCAGCCAACCCCTGAATGTGAGTAAAAGTTATAGGACACGATTACAATAATAAATTAtgattctctttcagatcattgGAGTCCGACACCGGAATGTATGTATTATTATAAAACGAGTATGAATGTTGATAATGTGACTATCTTTTCAGATTACCCAACATTGGATCCAGTgaattgtatgtattattgaaatgcAAGTGTGGTTTCATATAATAACAATAACCGCTTTTTCAGGTCAGTATTGTGCCCAACGTGAGTTATCCTGTGGCAAGAAATGTGACGATGTTAATTTTATGCTTTCTTTCAGGGTCGGAAATGAAAGAATTGATTAAAAATGTTATTGAGGACACATTGAAAGAAATATTTGGAGAttaataaatgtatatattctttacatgtattgccttgtgtttcttctgttacaggtcgtgaaggtttttcggctgggtttgtccttcctttctccttcacctgattggcatcacaattggcacaattcccagcactattggctttaataaatatatttcaacttgactgacattacaattggcattaataaatatattttcacttgtactttttgtgtaggacccttctttgcatgtctatgcatgttataagcaCGTGGGCAACCCTCCGcgcacgcgccgcgcggggaaaaatacgcgcacgAACCACATTCGATGATGGCGGGGGTGCGTTAGTTTCTCATCCCCGCTCGATTCCGAAGCTCCTGATTTTCTGtccttctgtttttctgcgATTTAGCTGAAATTATTGCCGAAGTTGCTCTGCCTTGCATTCAAGCAGGAGCCGTCTTCCTGACTTTGGCGAGCTGCGCCCGCACACGGGCCTCCTGACCTCACAGTCATGGATTTATCCcctgatgaagtaagcagtccCGACAGTGGGCGTACGGTGCTCCACCGTAAGCGGAGTGCCTCTACTTCGAGTCATGCCTCGTCTACTCTCGCTTCGTCAGAAGACGATCAACCTTTTCAGGACGTTGTGAAACGAGCTCGCAAAGCCAACCTGGGGAATGACGGGCGGATCATCTCTCATGAGGGAACTACCGTGATATTTGCTCCGCTGGACCGGACATCGAACCTCGCTAACCTCAACCACTTGAAGCTTTCTCGGTTCCTTACATCTGAACTCCCTGGAAGGATTAAGGAGACCCGACCGAACCACGCAAAGAACATCATAGCAGTCGATGTAGTTGCCCCAGCTGCCAAGATAGCGCTCCTGCAACTTGAGCGCATCTGCACCATACCAGTCCGTGCCTACGAGGCGCGGCCCGTGAACTCGAGCTATGGTGTCATCGTCGGCATTGACTCGTCCCTCTCGGACAGCCAGATAAAGGACGCCATAACGTCCGACCCTCCGCTTCTCGTGGCTAGAAGAATTCGACGGGACGCTGGTACGGTGAGGCTCACATACCTTGGGAAGACACCCCCTAAAAGCGTCAGTTTCCAGTTACTCACGATGTAAGTCCGAGAGTACCTGCCCCGTGTAGTCCAATGCGACAACTGCCTCCGATACGGTTACGTGGCTGCTTGCTGCAGCCAGCGAAAAATGTGCCCAAACTGCGGTACCTCCCACGAGAACCCAGTGTGTCCAGAATCCGAACGGACTTGCGCTAATTGCCGAGGAAAGCATTCTGCCTCGTCCAGGGACTGCCCGTTGTTTAAGGAGCAAAGGCGCATCGCAAGGGAACGCTCACGCTCCAACAGCAGTTATAGGGAGGCAAAAGCCAAAGTCCGCCATGCAAAGCGGTCGAGTAAGCCAAAGACATACAGGCGTGGAATGTCCCCGTCCAAGCCAGGAAACCCAGGTGCCCGTCTGCCATCTAAGAGCCCCCACGCGTCTCCTCAGCAAGTCATCTGGGCGGACACTGACTTCCCCCCGCTGGAGCCCACAGTCGTCTCGGTGACGGAAGAGAGCCTGCCTCCACAGATACGTAAACGGAAGACTACGGGCCCTCCCACTTCCCCACGACCCCCAGCCATCTCCTCGCCAGCTTACCAAAAGGCGTTAAACCGGCCACAGTGTACAGATCTGCCCTTGGTCATCATTCAGCTGCTCTTTGCTGCGTTGAAGGCCATTGTCTCAGCCGTCCCCGGATGTACCGTTCTAGCTGAAATCCAATCGATCCTACAACTGAAAACCGTGATTGCGCCCCTGCTCGTGTCTGCCAACAAGAGTTAAGTGCATCATCACGCCCTCTGCCCAACAATCGTTCTACATAGCAGTTATGTCTGACAGAAGGAACACGAGGGTGTTCCTCCCCCACATCCTTCAATGGAATGCCAGAAGTCTCTCCCATAAACAAGCCGACCTTAAGCTCCTCCTGCGGAAGTCCGACTTCGACGTGCTGGCGATCCAAGAGAGTCTTTCGCGACTATCGTTCAAGATATCACCATTTGTATCCTACCACGCCAAGGGCCACCAGGCCGACGGCCTTCCGCGGGCTTCTCTTTTCGTCAAGCGGTCCATTGCCCAGGCAGAGATCAACTTGTCTGGGCTCTGCTCGTCAACCGAAGAATATGTTGGGTGTTCCCTGAAGTCTGGATCCAGATCTGTGTCGGTGGTTTCAGTGTACCACTGGGGTCAAGCCCAACCCTGTGTCGACACCCTAAAAGCGCTGCGTCTTGCCTGCCATGGCCCTCTCATCATCTGCGGGGATTTCAATGCGAGCCACAGTCTCTGGGGCAGCAGGAAAAACTGTAGAAGAGGGAATGCCCTTGCCGATTACCTTTCTACCAGCGACCTTGTGGTGCTTAACACTGGCTCGCCCACCTACATGAGACCACCGCGCTACGTAAATGCCCTTGATCTCACCCTGGTTTCTGCTGATGTCACCCTAAAGTGGGAAGCCGAAGAGGACACATGGGGCTCGGACCATTTTCCCATTCTCCTTTCCCCGCCATATCGGAGTAGCGAAGCCAGGAGAACGAAAATTGTCACAAACTGGGCAAAATTTAGGCAGGGACTGACTGCAGCCACCACAGACAACTTGCTTGATGGTATTCAGAACTCCCTGGCGAACAGCTCAAAAACAATTTCGTACCCGGCCCGTAGACCTGCACCTGATCTTCATTATCTAAGTCTCCGCGCGGCACGTAGACGGGCACAAAGGAGGGCTCTGGGGACAGGTCTTTAAGCAGACTGGATCTCCTATAAGCGTGTCTCGGCTGCCCACAGACGATATAGCTTGAAGTTACGGCGGAGTCAGTGGCGACAGTTCAGCGGGTCCCTCAATGCCCGTACGCCGACCTCTAGAGTCTGGAGCACCTTGAAAGCTATTGAAGGCCTTCCCGAACCCGTAAACCCGCTCGTCACGCTATCGGTCGCGTCTCGACGTGATCCGAAGGCCATAGCTGAAGACTTTGCCAGGGGATTAGCGCAGACCGCCAGTTCCAGTGATTGCCGCCCCACACTTCGCCAGTCAGTCACCGACCCTTCTCCGGTGGACGACGATATCACCATGTCGGAACTGAAATACGCCATTCGTAGCCTCAAACGACggagtgtagaggaggtggtgttcctctacatgagtcctgaccggcgatgatggaatgtcccagcgggcagatggtcgtggcctcacgctaggacggtgccggtagaactgccgtgccagcgccgtagcgcgtggcagcagaggcacgtcttcgtcatcacacacgggccgccacatcactccccccctcagacgcggagcggtgtagagctggcggttgagattccgcgtcgatacaggaagaggaggaagacgggtgacacgcagtacagggacggctggtcttgcgtcttgtgatgagtgggcagaagtggcgggctgaacggtgcggacaagagctggccgggagggttccaggggcgggccgaaGTGGAGAGCAGAGTAGGCAGGTAGGCAGGACGTAATGCAGGATggagcgacagaaccgcgaccggttcgtgagcggtgagctcgtactgtcgccaaggagagtgccggggaggaccatcgcgaagcacggggagaccgggagtagaactctgtggcctccgtgcgtgtccccggtggaacgttggtcccggtgccTCTTGAGCGCCATTGGATGGACTGGACTGCCACTATGTTGCACAAAAGccaggtgggaaggcgaggcgggcagggttccttgaccgctggcgtagcagatgcgggtggcgcggtcgacagcggcgtaccgcgaccggtacaggagcgtgatgctcgggaaggtgccgctggtggtagcccgaggggtgccatcgcgaagcatgtggcgacgtgacgcagagtgagAGACCATGGCGATGCGAGCTGAGTAGATGAGCGAGCTGGGTAGAACCATGGTGTTGCGCGGCCgtgcgttgcgatgagtggagccgcggtgaattgacgtcgtcgcctagcggttcctcggtagaacgttgcaccgtaccttcggaggtgggcttgcagtaatttgggatggtgcttggccgaattatgtcgaacatggtgttcgttgttcgggtcaccaaatgtagaggaggtggtgttcctctacatgagtcctgaccggcgatgatggaatgtcccagcgggcagatggtcgtggcctcacgctaggacggtgccggtagaactgccgtgccagcgccgtagcgcgtggcagcagaggcacgtcttcgtcatcacacacgggccgccacaggaGCGCGGCTGGCCCAGATGGAATCCCCAATCAGGCACTGAAGAATCTGGGTGAAGAGCAGCTGGAGGCTCTCCTTCATCTCTACAATTCTGTCTGGACCTCTGGGGCCATACCGTCTGACTGGAAGCATGCTAGGTTCATTCCAGTCCTCAAGAAGGGTAGACCCCCCTCGCAGTTGTCCTCCTACCGTCCCATTGCTCTAAGCTCATGTGTCGGCAAGCTATTGGAACGGATAATTCACAAGAGGCTGTGTTGGGTCCTGGAGCGCGACAGTCACttccccgaacattacagttTTTGGAAAGGGTTGGTCTGCATCTGACGCTCAAAGAGGCAAGGGAGTCAAATGCATTTGCCCTCGCACTGTTCCTTGATGTAAAGCAGGCCTACGACTCTGTCACTCACGCAGCATGTTTGGCTGCGATACAAGGTGCTTGTATCGAGGGCCGCCTGCTGAGATACCTCTGGGACTTTCTCTCTGCCCGTACGTTCGATGTGTGCGTCAATGGGCGCATGGGCTCAAAGAAAAAGTTCGAACGTGGGGTCCCACAGGGCAGTGTTCTCTCTCCTACTCTATTCAACCTGATCATGGCCGGTGTCCGCCGCAGGATCCGCCCATCTCCGTACCCTTCAGCTTACCATCAACGCGGACGATATCTGCCTCCGCGTTGTGGGAGACAACAAGGAGAAGCTTCGTGACACCGCCGAAATTGCATTGAACGGCCTCAGTGCGGAACTTCTTGAAAGGGGGCTTGTTGTATCTCCAGAAAAATCTCAATGCTTGGTTTGCATTCCCCGCCGAAAGTACGTGGGCAAGGGTTTCCCTAATATTTCCATCAACAGCACCCCCATCCCAAGATGTGAGGTTTGTCGTTACCTTGGCGTCACCATCGACAGCTCTTTACGCTGGTCTAGGCTAGTAAGCCAAACGGTGTGTAAAGGCAAGAAGACTCTTAATTTACTCTGAAGGGATCAGTGGCAAATCATGGGGCTGCAGTTCGAGTTCGCTGCTCACGCTACACAAAGCCCTCATTCTCTCGCGTATCCTGTACGTGTCGCCGTACGTGGATCTGGGACCTTCACAATGGCAGGCTCTTGAGCGGCTCCATCGGGCAGGGATAAGAACGGCGCTTGGAATACCCAGCTTTTCTGGAATTACCCAGACCTACCTGGAAGCCAAGGAAAAGCCTGTCAGTATCCACTCCGAGCTTAGGGGGCTCCGCCACTTAGACAACTTGGCCACGTCCAGAAGCAAGCACTCTCTTTTTTCTGCCCTCGTAAAAAGGTCACACACGTCTCTCGGCCGCTTCGCCAGCGTATACGCTACTAGCGCCCTGGCCCACAGTGAGCGATCGCCTCAACATCCTGCTGGGTTACCTTCAGCGCCATGGCGAGAGTTT from Ornithodoros turicata isolate Travis chromosome 4, ASM3712646v1, whole genome shotgun sequence encodes the following:
- the LOC135391337 gene encoding uncharacterized protein LOC135391337 → MNTLERIHRCPMIACLLQAPFHLKKLRSRLPRYLIHQYHRQPLNIIGVRHRNITQHWIQSTYLLQVPFYLKNLQSRRRQYLTHRCPTIAYLAQAQYYLKMLRSRLPRYLTRLYRSQPLNIIGVRHRNITQHWIQ